The Anaerohalosphaeraceae bacterium genome has a window encoding:
- a CDS encoding glycoside hydrolase family 2 TIM barrel-domain containing protein encodes MKRQTGWMILLAAWLLSEVCAGPLTADFDGDGRISIADLGRMACVWQTASGQAEFDARFDLDRDGQVGMGDLAVFAFQWLDDPADVYYVPISTRRQKVSFNLGWKFYKGAVTGDAASAPSYDDSGWVSVRLPHNPPISGQTGPDPLRPTWPNYSYEGVSWYRKRFWIDSAAADGKVFLEFEGANTVTDVWINGTKLATHYGGYLPFLYDLSGYLIYGGENVIAVKVDNTDNPDVPIGNADWFNWGGLYRDVWLHSMDKLYVTDAVYANTPAGGGIFVTYPSVSSSSAQVQVKTQVKNDYGTARSCTVRTYLADRQQRIVAQAFSSQTIAAGAAFTFTQTMTVQQPNLWHPHNPYLYTLYTEVFDGERPADWQKTRIGIRSISFSKADGFRINGQPFKFRGANRLQDYPFVGYAMGNVGQRRDALKLKEAGFDYVRTAHYPQDPAFMDACDELGILVMNAVPGFQYIGGTTFRNHSYQMMRDMIRRDRNRPSVIAWELSLNETNFNTTFASTAVNIGRAEYPGAYISGWLYDWIYDIFIATPTAGARTYSGSKPLVISEYGHWEYGGDGCASDVRRGSVGDKYAYGETAMLAQVANHMDSYGQNLGMIYLCGDGLWAGIDYGPYPSGVLDIYRLPKFSYYFWKSQRDPDVQIEGVEGGPMVFIANYWRSASPTTVTVYSNCQRVRLYLNDVLIEERSPDTGTNLPHPPFTFSGLTWTSGVLRAEGLIDGQVVAQHQVRTPGTARSLSPAFDTTDVPANGSELVFVYVSILDANGTLVPTASNTTVTLSVSGPAELVSPASVRAEAGIATGLIRVLETPGLIIVTASASGLTSGSASFTSRAD; translated from the coding sequence ATGAAAAGACAGACAGGGTGGATGATTCTGCTGGCCGCTTGGCTGCTGAGTGAAGTTTGTGCCGGGCCGCTGACGGCGGATTTTGACGGAGATGGGAGAATCAGCATTGCCGACCTCGGCCGGATGGCCTGTGTCTGGCAGACGGCAAGCGGACAGGCGGAGTTTGACGCCCGGTTTGATTTAGACCGCGATGGTCAGGTGGGGATGGGGGATTTGGCGGTCTTTGCCTTTCAATGGCTGGATGACCCGGCCGATGTTTACTATGTTCCCATCTCAACCCGACGGCAGAAAGTGTCCTTCAATCTCGGCTGGAAGTTTTACAAGGGAGCCGTCACGGGCGATGCGGCTTCTGCCCCCTCCTATGATGACAGCGGCTGGGTATCCGTGCGTCTGCCGCACAATCCGCCCATCAGCGGCCAGACGGGTCCGGACCCGCTGCGTCCGACCTGGCCGAACTACAGTTATGAGGGGGTCAGCTGGTATCGAAAGCGGTTTTGGATAGACTCTGCGGCGGCGGACGGCAAGGTCTTTCTTGAATTTGAAGGGGCCAATACCGTTACAGACGTCTGGATTAACGGCACAAAACTGGCCACGCATTACGGAGGGTATCTGCCGTTTCTGTATGACCTGAGCGGGTATCTGATTTACGGCGGGGAGAATGTCATCGCCGTCAAAGTGGACAATACGGACAATCCGGATGTGCCGATCGGCAATGCCGACTGGTTTAACTGGGGCGGGCTGTATCGGGATGTGTGGCTGCATTCTATGGACAAGCTTTACGTGACGGATGCCGTGTACGCCAATACGCCCGCCGGCGGCGGGATTTTTGTGACGTATCCGTCGGTGAGCAGCTCCTCGGCACAGGTGCAGGTCAAAACCCAGGTGAAAAATGACTACGGAACCGCCCGCAGCTGCACGGTTCGAACGTATCTTGCAGACAGGCAGCAGCGGATTGTTGCCCAGGCCTTTTCTTCTCAAACCATTGCCGCCGGTGCCGCCTTTACCTTTACACAGACAATGACCGTCCAGCAGCCGAATTTGTGGCATCCGCACAATCCGTATCTCTATACGCTTTATACGGAAGTGTTCGACGGAGAGCGACCGGCGGACTGGCAGAAGACGCGAATCGGCATCCGCAGCATTTCCTTCAGCAAGGCCGACGGATTTCGAATTAACGGCCAGCCGTTCAAGTTCCGGGGGGCCAACCGGCTGCAGGATTATCCGTTTGTCGGCTATGCGATGGGCAATGTCGGACAGCGGCGGGATGCCCTCAAGCTTAAGGAAGCAGGGTTTGACTATGTCCGCACGGCGCATTATCCGCAGGACCCGGCGTTTATGGACGCCTGCGATGAACTGGGGATTCTGGTGATGAATGCCGTTCCGGGCTTCCAGTACATCGGGGGCACGACGTTCCGCAATCATTCCTATCAGATGATGCGGGATATGATTCGACGGGACCGCAATCGGCCTTCGGTGATTGCCTGGGAGCTGTCGCTGAACGAAACGAACTTTAATACGACGTTTGCTTCGACGGCTGTCAATATCGGACGGGCGGAGTATCCGGGAGCGTATATCAGCGGCTGGCTGTATGACTGGATTTACGACATTTTTATTGCCACTCCAACGGCTGGTGCACGGACCTACAGCGGTTCCAAACCCTTGGTCATCAGCGAATACGGCCACTGGGAATACGGCGGCGACGGCTGTGCCAGCGATGTGCGAAGAGGTTCTGTAGGCGACAAATATGCCTACGGCGAAACCGCGATGCTGGCGCAGGTCGCTAATCATATGGACAGCTACGGACAGAATCTCGGGATGATCTATCTGTGCGGCGACGGACTGTGGGCGGGCATCGATTACGGTCCGTATCCGTCCGGCGTACTGGATATCTATCGGCTGCCGAAATTTTCATATTATTTCTGGAAGAGCCAGCGGGACCCGGATGTGCAAATCGAGGGGGTTGAGGGCGGGCCGATGGTCTTTATCGCCAATTACTGGCGGTCTGCTTCGCCGACGACGGTGACAGTGTACAGCAATTGTCAGCGGGTGCGGCTGTATTTGAATGATGTGCTGATTGAGGAACGTTCTCCGGACACGGGGACGAATCTGCCGCATCCGCCGTTTACGTTCAGCGGACTGACGTGGACTTCGGGCGTCCTGCGAGCCGAGGGGCTCATCGATGGACAGGTAGTCGCCCAGCATCAGGTCCGAACCCCCGGCACGGCCCGGTCTTTGTCGCCGGCCTTTGATACGACAGATGTGCCGGCCAATGGTTCGGAGCTGGTATTTGTCTATGTTTCCATTCTGGATGCCAATGGTACACTGGTTCCGACGGCGTCGAATACCACAGTTACGCTGTCTGTCTCGGGTCCGGCGGAATTGGTTTCCCCGGCTTCAGTCAGAGCAGAGGCGGGGATTGCGACCGGTCTGATTCGGGTTCTCGAAACGCCGGGCCTGATTATCGTGACGGCTTCCGCCTCCGGTCTGACGTCCGGCAGTGCTTCCTTTACCAGCCGAGCGGATTAA
- the nuoB gene encoding NADH-quinone oxidoreductase subunit NuoB, whose translation MIRALLARIQQKHRTVGFPKTEPTLPPDFLGRPELFPQRCSADCRRCIEVCPTSAVQKKDAVTLDMGRCLFCGQCARECPSGAIRFSRDYRLAASAKADLLLKGEEYKRAATLGKELKRLFGRSLKLRQVSAGGCNACEADTNVLTTVVFDLSRFGIQFVASPRHADGLLITGPVPENMKLALEKTYQAVPAPKLVIAVGSCAISGGPFAGHPEVHNGADGIVPVDLYIPGCPPHPITILDGLLRLLGRID comes from the coding sequence ATGATTCGTGCACTTCTGGCCCGCATTCAGCAGAAACACCGAACCGTCGGGTTCCCGAAAACCGAACCGACCCTGCCGCCGGATTTTCTCGGTCGTCCGGAGCTTTTCCCTCAGCGATGTTCCGCCGACTGCCGGCGCTGTATTGAGGTCTGCCCCACCAGTGCCGTTCAGAAAAAGGACGCTGTAACGCTGGACATGGGCCGATGCCTCTTCTGCGGACAATGTGCCCGGGAATGTCCTTCCGGAGCAATACGGTTCTCGCGGGATTATCGGCTGGCGGCTTCGGCGAAAGCTGACCTGCTTTTAAAGGGAGAAGAATACAAACGAGCCGCAACATTGGGAAAAGAGCTGAAACGGCTCTTCGGCCGCTCCCTGAAACTCCGGCAGGTTTCCGCAGGCGGCTGCAACGCCTGCGAGGCCGACACAAACGTGCTGACAACCGTCGTTTTCGACTTGAGCCGCTTCGGCATTCAGTTTGTGGCCTCGCCGCGGCATGCAGACGGCCTGCTGATAACAGGCCCGGTGCCCGAAAATATGAAGCTGGCCCTCGAGAAAACCTACCAGGCCGTCCCAGCTCCAAAACTTGTGATTGCCGTCGGCTCCTGCGCGATTTCCGGCGGTCCCTTTGCCGGACATCCCGAAGTGCATAACGGTGCTGACGGGATTGTCCCCGTGGATTTGTATATCCCCGGCTGCCCCCCTCATCCGATTACGATTCTGGACGGTCTGCTTCGGCTGCTGGGCCGGATTGATTAA